A single Nicotiana tabacum cultivar K326 chromosome 5, ASM71507v2, whole genome shotgun sequence DNA region contains:
- the LOC107819518 gene encoding NAC domain-containing protein 83-like codes for MGMEKVNFVKIGGVRLPPGFRFHPTDEELVVQYLKRKVFSFPLPASIIPDIDVHKSDPWDLPGDLEQERYFFSTREMKHLKGNRSNRATNSGYWKATGLDKQIVSSRGKQQQQLVGMKKTLVFYKGKPLHGCRTDWIMHEYRLANLEPNNIPTQENWVLCRIFLKKRGGSKNEDENMTQILDTTSCREGAKSKLVFYDFMNSWVPASSSVSGSSGITELSTNESDEHEDSSSCNSFTTSIRRKNMALD; via the exons ATGGGTATGGAAAAGGTTAATTTTGTGAAAATAGGAGGGGTGAGATTGCCCCCTGGATTCAGGTTCCATCCAACTGATGAAGAACTTGTGGTTCAGTATTTAAAGCGCAAGGTCTTCTCTTTCCCTTTGCCAGCCTCTATCATCCCTGACATAGACGTTCACAAATCTGATCCTTGGGATTTACCAG GTGATTTGGAACAAGAAAGATACTTTTTTAGCACAAGGGAGATGAAGCATTTAAAGGGGAACAGGTCCAACAGAGCAACCAACTCAGGGTATTGGAAGGCAACTGGACTTGACAAACAAATTGTGAGTTCCAGaggcaaacaacaacaacaacttgtTGGTATGAAGAAAACTCTTGTCTTCTACAAAGGAAAGCCTCTCCATGGTTGCAGAACTGATTGGATTATGCACGAATATCGCCTCGCCAATCTTGAACCCAACAACATTCCTACACAG GAAAATTGGGTTCTCTGCCGCATATTTTTGAAGAAGAGAGGAGGCAGTAAGAATGAAGACGAGAACATGACACAGATATTGGATACAACTAGTTGTAGAGAAGGTGCAAAGAGTAAGCTAGTTTTTTACGATTTTATGAATAGCTGGGTACCGGCTTCTTCATCAGTGTCTGGTTCCAGTGGGATTACTGAGTTGTCTACTAATGAATCAGATGAGCATGAAGATAGTAGCAGCTGCAATAGTTTTACCACTTCGATTAGAAGAAAAAACATGGCCTTAgattag